In the genome of Alphaproteobacteria bacterium, the window ATGCTGCTATCCTTTGCCCGGAGAGCGCATCGTCGGTCTCGTCACTGAGGGCAAAGGTGTGACGATCCACACCATCGATTGCGAGGTGTTGGAAAGCTTTTCTAACGTGCCGGAGCGCTGGCTCGATGTCTCCTGGAGCACGGACGGCGATGACGCCTACGCTCATACCGGACGCATGGTGACGGTGATCAACAACGTGCCGGGGAGCCTCAATGCGCTCACCGAGGCAATCGCGCAGACCGGCGGCAACATCACCAATCTGCGCATTAGCCGCCGGGCGCCGGATTTCTTCGAACTGGTTGTTGATGTCGAGGTCGAGGACGTGCGCCATCTCACCAGCATCATGGCGGCATTGCGCGCCAATCCAGCGATCTATCAGGTCGAGCGCGCCCATGGCTGAGCCATGCTAGGGCGCCGCGAGCGGCGTCTGCTACGGGACCGGGCGCGCGATGTCGTGTGGCCGCGCATCGGCTGGCGCCGGGCCGCGAGTTACTTTTCGCACCGTATCCGCCGCCTGCCGGGAAGCCCCTACAGCATCGCCGCGGGCTTCGCCTGCGGTGCGGCAGTGTCCTTCACTCCATTCCTCGGCTTTCACTTTGTCCTGGCGGCGCTGGCGTCGTGGATGATCGGTGCCAGTATTCTTGCCGCCGCCATCGGTACCGTGGTCGGCAATCCTTGGACCTTTCCCTTCATCTGGTTCATGGCCTACCGCCTCGGTTGTTTCATCCTGGGCATCGATACTGGCGAGACGCTGCCGCAGGGACTGCCGATGGAGTATGAAGGGCTATCGATGAAGTATATTTTTGACAACCCTGAGGCCGTTCTTCTACCCACCACTGTCGGCGGCGTGCCGCTTGGCGTGGTTGCCTGGGGAACCTCGTTCTGGCTTGTGCGCCGCGCTGTGGCACGCTATCAGCGCATTCGAAAAGCGAGCATTCGCCGCAAGATCGAGAGGCAGCAACGCAAAATGAACGCCGCCGTTAAACATGAGGAGCAAGCGGGGAAAGAAAGCGGGCAATGATCGGCAAGCCTCGTCTTGGTGTCAATATTGACCACGTGGCGACCATCCGCAACGCTCGTGGTGGCGCCCGTCCCGACCCACTGCGTGCGGCGCGCATGGCCGCCGAGGCCGGTGCCGACGGCATCACCGCCCATCTACGCGAAGATCGCCGCCATATCTCCGACAATGATATCCGTCGTATCAAGGCGGAGGTCGATCAGCCATTGAATCTGGAGATGGCGGCGACCGAGGAGATGCTCGCGATCGCGCTGGCAACGCGTCCGGACCAGGTCTGCTTGGTGCCCGAGAAACGCGCCGAGTTGACCACCGAGGGTGGGCTCGATGTGGCGGCGAACGATACGGTATTGGAGGATTACATTGCCAGGCTCGGCGACGCCGGTATTCGTGTCTCGCTTTTCATCGATCCCGAACGGGTGCAGATCGCTGTCGCCGAAAAACTCGGCGCCGATGTCGTAGAGCTCCATACCGGCAGTTATTGCGATGCGCCAGATGCCGCGCGCGAAGGTGAGTTGGCGCGCCTTGCCGCCGCGGCGACCGAGGCCGCCGGTCTGGGCCTGCAGGTTCATGCCGGACATGGCCTGAGCTATAGCACGGTAGGGCCGGTGGCGGCACTGGTGGAAGTGAGCGAGTTGAATATCGGCCATTTTCTCATCGGCGAGGCTATTTTCAGTGGTTTGGAAAGCGCCATCCGCCGTATGCGCGCGCTGATGGACACCGCCCGCGCCGAAGCTAGCGGTCAGCGCAGCGCATGATCCGTTCATGACCATCATCGGCATCGGCCACGACGTCTGCGACGCAACCCGCATCGTGGCCACCTTGGAGCGATTCGGGGAGCGCTTCACCCATCGTGTTTTCACGCCACTCGAGCGCGAGAAGTGCGAGCGTCGCCTGCGTCGTGCTGATTCCTACGCCCGGCGCTTCGCCGCCAAGGAAGCTTGCTCGAAAGCGCTCGGTACGGGCTTTCGCCATGGCGTCTATTGGCGCGACATCGGCGTCATTAATTTACCCGGTGGCAAGCCGACCCTGAAACTGACTGGCGGCGCGCTCGTGCGCCTACAGTCTCTGGTCCCGGACGGCCTAGAGCCGAAGATCGATGTTACTCTCACCGACGATCGGGATTTGGCTCATGCCTTCGTTCTGATCTCTACTGTGCAAGCGGAATAGGACGGATGGCAAAGGAAGAGAAACGGCGCAGCGCCTTTTGGGAGAGCTTCAAGACGGTCATCTATGCGGTGCTGATCGCGCTGGTCGTACGCACCTTCGCCTATGAGCCGTTTCATATTCCCTCGGGCTCGATGAAACCGACCTTGCTGATTGGCGACTATCTGTTCGTCTCCAAGTTCTCCTACGGCTACAGCAAATACTCGTTCTTCTACCCCCTGCCGGGCCTTAAAGGACGTATCTGGAACGGCGCACCTAAGCGCGGCGACATCATCGTCTTCAAGCTGCCGCGCGACAATTCCACCGACTACATCAAACGTCTGGTGGGGCTGCCGGGCGACCGCATTCAGGTGCAGGGTGGCATTCTATTAATCAACGATGAGCCGGTGCCGCGCCAGCGCATCGAGGATTTTGAACTCGTGGGCCGCGGCGGCTATTCGCGCAAGGTACAGCAATATATCGAAACCCTGCCGAACGACGTCAGCTATCGCGTGCTCGACAGCGATCCCTTCGGTGCCCTCGACAATACCGATGTCTATGTGGTGCCCGATCAGCATTACTTTTTCATGGGCGACAATCGGGATCATTCGTCGGACAGCCGTGTACTAAACAATGTCGGCTATGTGCCGGTCGAAAACCTGCTCGGCCAGGCTGAGATCCTGTTCTTTTCCACCGACGGCACGGCGCATTTTTGGGAAGTGTGGAGGTGGCCTTTTGCGATCCGCTTCTCACGCTTTTTCACCACCCTTTGAGCACCGCCGACGCCCTCGGCGTTTCCTTTACCGACCCCGCCTTGTTGCGCGAGGTTCTGACCCATCGCAGTCTTGTCGGGCAGACCAACAACCAACGGCTGGAATTTCTCGGCGACCGTGTGCTCGGTCTGATCGTTGCCGAGCGCCTGATGACACGATTCCCGCATGAGGACGAGGGCGACCTGGCGCCACGCCTTGCTGAACTCGTGAGTGCCGACAGCCTGACCGTGGTGTCGCGGACCATCGATCTCGGGCGGCATATGGATATGGCGCCGAGTGAGGCTGTGAGCGGTGGGCGCGAGAACGACGCCAATCTCGCCGATGCTTGTGAGGCGCTGATCGGTGCACTGTACCTCGACGGTGGCCTGGCCGCTGCTGCGGCCTTCGTTGAGTGCCATTGGCGGCCCCTGATCGAGGCCCAGATATTACCGCCCAAGGATGCCAAGACGGCATTGCAGGAATGGAGCCAGGCGCGCGGGTTGGGTCTGCCGCGCTACCGTCTGGTCTCCAGCGAAGGCCCCGACCACAAGCCCACCTTTCGTATGACCGCGGCCGTAGAGGGCCGGGGTGAGGGTGAAGGGGAGGCGCTCAGCAAACGGGAGGCCGAGCGCCGCGCTGCCGAGACGCTCCTTGCACGACTGGCGGGCGAGGATGGCTGAGCGGTCTTGTGGCTTCGTCGCCGTTCTCGGTGCGTCCAACGTCGGTAAGTCAACACTGGTCAACCGTTTGGTCGGCACTAAGGTCTCTATCGTAACGCCCAAGGTGCAGACGACCCGCAGCCGGGTGATCGGCATAGCACTTGTGGGCGACGCGCAGATTATCTTCATCGATACGCCCGGCATCTTTGTGCCAAAAAAGCGTCTGGAGCGGGCCATGGTCTCGGCGGCTTGGTCAGGCGCGCGCGATGCCGATATCGTACTCGTGCTGATCGATGCCAAGCACGGGCTCGACAAGCATAGTCGGCTCATCGTCGAGCATTTGTGTAAGGACGGTCGTCAGGCGCTCCTAGCCATCAACAAGATCGACACCGTCGAGCGGAATTCGCTGCTGAGAGTGGCGGCGGAATTCGATGCTGAGAAGCTTGCTGACGGTAGCGACATGTTTGCTGCTATATTCATGATCTCGGCCCTGACCGGCGATGGCGTTGATGATCTGCAAGAGGCCTTGGGCGGGCGCATGCGGGCCGGCCCCTGGCATTATCCCGCTGACCAGGCCGCCGACATGCCCATGCGCCTACTCGCCGCTGAGATTACACGCGAAAAGGTTTTTCTCCAATTACAGCAAGAGCTACCTTACGCGATCGCCGTGGAGACCGAGGCCTGGCGTGAGCGTGACGATGGCAGCGTACGAGTTGACCAGGTTCTCTACGTGCGCCGTGACAGCCAGAAGAGCATCGTGCTCGGCAAGGACGGGCGCCGGGTCAAGGCCATCGGCAGCGCGGCCAGGCACGAGCTTCAGGAAATGCTCGGTCGCTCCGCGCATCTCTTTATCCATGTCAAGGTCCGCGATGATTGGCAGGACAACCCTGAGCGCTACCGCGATATAGGCCTTAATTTTGACGTCTAAAGGATGTCTGTGGCAACAAGATCTTGGATTCTGGCATCATCGTAATCGAGCCATTCGCTGAGGATATCGGCGTTGTGCTGGCCGGGGCTAGGCACTGGGTGATAGAGGGCGGACGGGGTCTCTGATAACTTAGCGACGAATCCTTGCAGCGGCACTTTTTCGCCGTGGGCGTGCTCGACATCGATGATCTGGCCGCGGTGACGAAGTTGGGGATTAGCGAGCACATCGGCAATGGTGTTAACAGGCCCGCATGGTACACTCGCCACCTCCATGGCGGCGATGATCTCGTCGGCGCTGCGTGCGGCCACCCATTCACTGACGACCGCTTCCAGCGCCTCGGCATTCTCGCGCCGCCGGGTATTGTCGGCATAGGCGGGGTTTTCCAGTAGGTCCTCGCGGCCGATGGCGCGGCAAAAGCGGCCAAAGCGTGGATCGCCTCCGGCCATGATATGAACGTATTTTCCATCCGCAGTCAGAAAGCTGTTCGACGGCGCGCCGTAACGGTCGCGATTGCCCATACGGGTCGCAGCTTTGCCGAATATCGCTTGCTCCGGAATCACGGTCATCAACAAAGACAGGGCGCTGTCCATCAGGGCAACATCGACAAGTTGGCCGCGGCCACTTTGGTGGCGCCCCTGCACTGCAGCGAGGATGCCGACCACCGCGTGCAAGCCGGTCGAATGATCCACGACCGTGGTGCCCGCCAAGGTCGGCGGGCCATCCGGGTCGCCTGTCAGTTCCATGATGCCGCTGCCAGCCTGGGCGACGGCATCGAAGCAGGGCCGCTGTGCATGAGGGCCGTCTTGGCCGTGGCCCGAGATGCGGGCCATGATCAGGCGCGGATTGATGCCGCTCAGGGTCTCCCAGTCGCAACCCATGGCCTCCATCACGCCGGGGCGGAAATTCTCCACGAGAATATCCGCTTCGCTGACCAACTCGCGCAGGATCGCTTGTCCCTGCTCGCTACGCAAATTGAGCGTCAACGAACGCTTGTTGCGGTTGTAGGTGATGACAAACAGGCTGTCGCCGTCGACCAATGGCGGTAGCGAGCGGATATCCTCGCCGGTTTTCGGCTTCTCGACCTTGACCACCTGGGCACCCATGTCGCCGAGCATCATGGCGCAGAAGGGCCCGGCCACGAACCGCGACAAGTCGAGGACTTTTAGGTCTGCAAGGGGGCCGCTCATCTCGCCTCTGAGGATTGCTCTTACGGCCGCGATCATACGCAGAAATCGCAGCCGAGACGAGACGGGACTTGGTATTCCAACCGTGCCCTGCCAATCTGCGACCGAACAGATAAGGGAGAGCGCAAGTGACAACAGATTTGCTCGAAAGCGTACAGGACCGCGTGGCGACCCTGACTATGAATCGTCCTGATCGGCGCAATGCAATGTCGAGGGATATGTTGGAGGCCCTACTGGAGAGCTTGGTCCGGATCGGCGCCGATGGTGACGTGGGGGCGGTGATCCTGACCGGTGCAGGCGGTGCCTTTTGTGCCGGTGGCGACGTCAAGGCGATGGCCGAGGGCAAGGAGTTCGCCGAGGAAGGGCTCGAAGCCAAGGCCCGCGGCCTGCGCAGGGTGATGGAGGTCTCGCGCCTACTCCACGAGATGCCGAAGCCTGCCATTGCCTTGGTGCCCGGGGCGGCTGCCGGCGCAGGTCTGTCGCTGTGCCTCGCTTGCGACATGCGTATCGCCAGCGAGTCAGCGAAGTTCACTACCGCCTTCGCTCGCGTCGGCTATTCGGGTGATTTCGGCGGTAGCTATTATCTAACCTCACTGGTTGGCACTGCGAAGGCGCGCGAACTCTACTACATGGCCGATCTCGTGGATGCGCAGACCGCGCTCTCGCTCGGTATGGTCAACCGCGTGGTCACCGATGATGAGCTGGAAGCGGTGGGCAACGAGGTGGCCGAGCGTATCGCTGCCGGGCCGTCGATTGCGCTCGGCTACATGAAGCGCAATCTCAACGCCGCCGAGCATGTGGCGCTCGGTGAATTGCTCGATCTGGAGGCTTTGCACCACAGCCGCTGTGGCATGACTGAGGACCACAAGGAGGCCACCAAGGCTTTTGTCGAAAAGCGCCAGCCGGTCTTCCACGGGCGTTAAGCGCTGGAGTGGCATGACCATGGGGTCGTGATTTCGGCCCGCCGTCACGGTGAGGCGGCGTTAGTGCTGCATGTTCTGACCGAGCATCACGGTCGTCATGCCGGCCTGGTGCTGGGTGGGGCGGGGCGGCGCAAGCGCGGTACCTTCCAGCCAGGCAACGGGCTCGCCTGCCGTTGGCGGGCGCGCTTGCCCGAGCATCTCGGCAACTTCAGCGCCGAACTCGTGCGCGTGCGAGCCGGGCCGCTGCTGGGCGATGCGCCACGCCTCGCCGGGCTTGGGGCTGCCTGTGCTCTGGTCGATGCCGTGCTGCCCGAGCGTGAGCCCTATCCTGCCGTCTATCACGGGCTCCTAGCTTTGCTCGATAGTCTGATCGATGATGAGTACCCGCTGGAAGCTTGGGGCGCCGGCTATGTACGCTGGGAGCTTGGCGTGTTGGCTGTGCTTGGATTCGGCCTCGACCTTAGCGCTTGTGCCGCGACCGGCAGCAATAAAAGGCTGATCTGGGTCTCGCCCAAGTCGGGTTGTGCGGTCTCGGCCGCGGCAGGCGCCGACTATGCCGATCGGCTGCTGCGGCTGCCGCCGTTTCTCGTCGGCAGCGGCGCGGCGACAACGGCTGAAATCGCTGATGGGCTACGGCTCACGGGCCACTTTCTGACCCGGCATGGGCTGGTCCGCGACGATGCAGCGCTTCCGGCGGCGCGCGATCGGTTGAGTGAGATTTTCCGCTAGATGTAGTGGTTGTCCCCGCCTAGCCATGCTATCACTGGCCCATGGGCAAGAAAGCTAAGCTCCCCGAGCCGATCCCTGTCGATTTTGCCCAAACGCTCAGCGAACGATATCTGTCTTACGCGATGTCCACAATTATGGCGCGTTCGCTGCCTGACGTGCGCGACGGTCTCAAGCCCGTCCACCGGCGCTTGCTGCACGCCATGCGCCTACTCAGGCTTGACCCGCGCTCTGGCTTCAAGAAATGCGCCCGTGTCGTGGGCGATGTTATCGGCAAATACCACCCGCACGGAGAGGTCGCGGTTTATGACGCCATGGTACGCTTGGCCCAGGAGTTCGCGGTGCGCTACCCGCTGGTCGACGGCCAAGGCAATTTTGGCAGTATCGATGGTGATGGCGCGGCGGCTATGCGCTACACGGAAGCGCGACTAACCGAGGTTGCCGAAGCTCTGCTAGAAGGGCTTGATGAGGAAACGGTTGATTTTCGCGCTACCTATGATGGCGAGGAAGAGGAGCCGGTGGTGCTGCCGGCGACGTTTCCGAACCTGCTGGCAAATGGCGCTAGCGGCATCGCCGTCGGCATGGCGACGAGCATCCCGCCACACAACGCGCACGAGCTGTGCGATGCCCTGCTGCATCTGATCAAAAAACCGAACGCACGTATTGAGACACTGGTCGATCTCGTGCCGGGGCCGGATTTTCCCACCGGCGGCGTGCTGGTCGAGACGCGCGAGAGCATTGCCACCGCCTATAAAACCGGCCGTGGCGCCTTCCGCGTGCGCGCGCGTTGGCATGAGGAGAAGGCGAGCCACGGACGCTATCGCATTATCGTCACTGAGTTGCCCTATCAAGTGCAGAAGGCGCGCCTGATTGAGAAGGTCGCCGAGTTGATGACGGCCAAGAAGCTGCCCTGGCTGGCCGATATTGTCGACGAATCGGCAGAAGACATCCGTTTGGCGCTGGAGCCGCGCTCGCGCACGGTCGAGGCGGGGGCACTGATGGAATCACTTTTCCGCCTCAGTGATTTGGAGAGCCGCGTTTCACTTAATCTCAACGTTCTCGATGCCGACAACACACCCAAGGTGATGTCGTTGGCTGAGGTGCTGCAGGCGTTTCTCGACCACCGCCGCATCGTGTTACAGCGGCGCGGCCGCTATCGATTGGGGAAGATCAACACGCGATTGGAGGTGCTCAAAGGCTTCCTCGTCGCTTTCGTCAATCTGGGCAAGATAATCCGCATTATACGCGAGGACGATGAGCCCAAGGCTACCATGATGGCGCGCTGGGATCTGAGCGACGTGCAGGCTGAGGCGATCCTCAACATGCGTTTGCGCGCGCTACGCAGGCTGGAAGAGATAGCCATCCGCAAGGAGCTTGAAGGTCTCGGCGAGGAGCGCGATATGCTAACCGCGCTGCTCGCTGACGAAAAGCGGCAGTGGCGCGCTATCGGCAATGAGGTGAAGGACATCCGAGCGCGCTTTGGAAGGGACACCGTGCTCGGCGCCAGGCGCACCGAGATAGGCGAGGCACCGAGCGTTGAGGTGGTGCCACTCGAGGCCATGGTGGAGCGCGAACCGATCACCATCATCTGTTCAGAGAAAGGCTGGATTCGTACTGTTCGTGGTCACTTAGCGGAAGATACTGAGATTAAGATTAAGGAAGGCGATCGGATCTGGCGACGCCTGCACGCCCAGTCAACCGACAAGCTGGTGGTGTTTGCCACCAACGGCCGCTTCTATACCCTTCCTTGCGACCGCCTACCCGGCGGGCGTGGCTTTGGCGAACCACTCCGCTTAATGGTAGATCTCAGCAACGAGCACGATCTGGTCGAATTGATGGTGCACCAGCCTGACCAAAAGCTGTTGGTGGCGGCGAGCGACGGCCGCGGTTTTATCGTCGAGACCGATGAGATCGTGGCGCAAAAGCGTGGCGGACGTCAGGTGCTCAACGTTTCGGGTGAGGTTGAAGCTGTGGTCTGTGTGTTGGCTGAGGGCGACCGGTTGGCAGTGGTCGGTGAGAACCACAAGCTGCTTGTCTTTGGACTCGACGAATTGCCGGTGATGACCCGCGGGCGTGGTGTCATCCTGCAGAAGTATCGCGATGGCGGCTTATCGGATGCCCGCTGCTTCTCAGGTGGCGCAGGCCTGACCTGGCGTCAAGGCTCGCGCCTGCGTACCCTGACCGAATTGGGGGACTGGATTAGCAAGCGCGGCAATGCCGGCCGACTCGCCCCGAAAGGCTTCCCGCGCCACAATCGCTTTCGTTAGGAACTATTCTGCGGTGACAGCTGTCGCCAGTTTGAGCCGGCCGAGCATGCGGTTGGTGACAACAGTTACCACCTGCTCTATGCGCTCCGGCGTGAAATTCTCCCAACCCAGGCTGCGCAGCGCGATGGGCTGATTGCGGCAGATCATCAGGAAGTCTCCGACCAGGGCTTCGGTCACGATCCCAACATGCTCGAAATTCTGCTGACCCGTCGCAGCTTCAACTAGTTTGCGGACCACCCGGTGGCAAGGTAGGAAGACCATCTCGTAGATCTTCTCTTCGCCAGGAGATAGTAGCCCCAGCGCACGCGTGATCACGGCGACCCACCAGGTCTGCAGATCGAGGGGCAAACAGGTTTGCAGGAAGTCGCTGCCGAAGCGCGTGGTCGCCTCGGCCAGCAGCTCCCGATCACCGTCTGCGCCGTCGATCGCCATATCGAGCTCCGCGAAAATGCGGCCGATGTGCTCGTTGCTGCGCGCCACGACGTGATCGATAATCGCCTGTTGCAGGCCGTCCTTGCCGCCGAAGTAATAGGCGATGGCCGCAAGGTTTACGCCGGCGACACTGGTGATCCGACGGGTCGAGATCGAGTCGAAACCCTGCCTAGCGTAGAGAATTCCCGCGGTGTGCAGCAGCCGCTCGCTGCAACAGCTCGGATCCTCGCAAAGAACGTCGAGAACCGCATCAAGAGGTTCGGCCATGTTGAGCCGCCGTGTTATCCGGTTGCCGGGAGACTATAGACCAAGCTGACCCGTGTTTGTACAGGCTCCGCAGCAATCCCCTTGAGTTGACGGCAGAAAGCTCTACTTTGCGCCCTCGGATGGGGGAGGGTACGAGCTGATACAGCATTGGGGTGAAAGCGCCATATGGATGGCTTAATCCGTATCGCGCGTGCCATCGACGCGTTTAACGACTCTGTGGGCCGTGCCGTCTCCTGGCTGACCCTGGTGATGGTGCTGGCTACGGTCGTCATCGTCGTGCTGCGTTACGGCTTCGACACCGGCTTTATTTGGATGCAGGAGTCGGTGCGCTTTATGCACTCCTTTGTCTTTCTGCTCTGTGCCGCCTATACGTTGCTGCACAATGAGCACGTACGCGTTGACGTGCTCTACGCCAATATGTCGGAGCGCCGGAAGGCGATGGTTGACATTTTCGGCTCGCTCGTCTTCCTGATTCCGGTCTGCGTCATCATCATCCTGTTCTCCTGGAACTACGTGCTGAATAGCTGGGCAGAATGGGAAGGCTCGCTGGAGGAACGCGGTCTGCATGCGGTCTATCTGCTCAAGACCTGCATCTGGATCTTCGCTGCGGCAATGATCGCGCAGTCACTGTCGCGCATCATCCACGGTATTGCGATTATTTGCAGCGTCGAGCACGAAGTGTCTGGAGACCACGAGCAGGCGCTCTGAGCGATGGCTGATCCCTGGGTCTACGAGCTGATCATTGTGGCGATGATCCTGACGCTATGCGGTGCGTTAATGCTCGGTTTCCCTGTGGCCTTCACGCTCTCGGGCGTGGCTCTGATCTACGCCCTTGGCGGCGCCGCCTTCGGCATATTTGAGCTTGCTTTCGTGCAGGCTCTACCCAACCGCATGTACGGCATCATGACCAACGACTTGCTAATTGCGGTGCCGTTGTTCGTCTTCATGGGAGTGATGCTCGAGCGCTCGAGATTGGCGGAAGAGCTGCTCGAGACCATGGCGCTGGTGATGAGCGCCGTACGCGGGGGCCTCGGCATTGCCGTCAGCATTGTCGGCGCGCTTCTCGCGGCGTCGACGGGCATCGTCGGCGCCACGGTAGTGACCATGGGCCTGTTGTCGCTGCCGACCATGCTACGCCGGGGCTATGCGGCACCGATCGCCTGCGGCTCGATTTGCGCCGCAGGTACCCTCGGGCAGATCATCCCGCCCTCGATCGTACTGATCCTGCTCGGCGACCAGATATCAGCAGCCTACCAGCAGGCGCAGCTTGCGGCCGGCAACTTCGCGCCCGATCCTGTGTCCGTCGCCGACCTTTTCATCGGCGCCCTGATCCCGGGCTTTGCGTTGGTGCTGCTCTACATCCTCTGGCAGTTCATCTACGCCTCCATCTACCCCGACCGCATGCCCTCGGTGCCAGCCGAAGAGCGCGCTGCAATGGCTGGCAGTGAGCTGATGGGCCGGGTCTTCAAGGTGCTGCTGCCGCCGCTCTTGCTTATCGTGCTGGTGCTGGGCTCGATCCTGGTCGGGGTGGCAACGCCGACCGAAGCTGCTGGCGTCGGTGCTATGGGCGCCCTGTTGCTCGCGGCGATGCGGCGTCAGCTGACCATGGACAACCTGCTCGACGTCATGCGCTCGACGGCCAAAGTGTCGTCGATGGTTTTCGTCATCCTCATCGGCGCGCAGCTCTTCAGCCTCGTCTTCCGCGGTTTTCAGGGCGACGAGATCGTGGCTGAGTTCCTGCACGGGCTGCCGGGTGGGGTGTTCAGCGCCATGTTGCTGACTATGGCGCTGATGTTTGTGCTTGGCTTCTTTCTCGATTTCATCGAGATCGTTTTCGTGGTGGTTCCGATCGTCGGCCCGGCGCTGCTGATGAACGATATTAGCCCAGTCTGGTTCGCGATCATGATCGCGGTCAACATTCAGACCTCGTTCCTGACCCCACCCTTTGGCTTTGCGCTGTTCTACCTGCGCGGCGTCGCACCGCCGGAGGTCAAGACCACCGACATCTATCGCGGCGTCATCCCCTTCGTAATCATGCAACTCGCCATGCTTGGCATTCTCGCCACCTTCCCCGCTATGGCCACCTGGTTGCCGAAGGTGGTCTACGGCTGATACTCGACCTCGTCGTGGTGCAAGAAGCCGCGGCAGGTAGCGTCTGGCGCATCGCTGGGCAATTGTTCGTAGAGGCGAAGCTCAAGGACCACTTCCTCAAGCAACTGATCGGCTAGCTCGCTTGAGGTGTCGTCGTCGGTCCAGGGCTCTTCAATGCCGAAGGTGCGCTCCACGAAGCTACGGGCGCGGTTTGTCTGGCTGCCACCGGCGCTGGTCTCTGAGACCAGCAACTCTTCGCGCATCTTGGCCATCACCGTGCTGCAGGTCTCGGCGGACCGATATTGGCCTTGCGCCAGCACCACACCGATCAGCACCAGCTTGCCGCT includes:
- a CDS encoding DUF2062 domain-containing protein codes for the protein MLGRRERRLLRDRARDVVWPRIGWRRAASYFSHRIRRLPGSPYSIAAGFACGAAVSFTPFLGFHFVLAALASWMIGASILAAAIGTVVGNPWTFPFIWFMAYRLGCFILGIDTGETLPQGLPMEYEGLSMKYIFDNPEAVLLPTTVGGVPLGVVAWGTSFWLVRRAVARYQRIRKASIRRKIERQQRKMNAAVKHEEQAGKESGQ
- a CDS encoding pyridoxine 5'-phosphate synthase, with the translated sequence MIGKPRLGVNIDHVATIRNARGGARPDPLRAARMAAEAGADGITAHLREDRRHISDNDIRRIKAEVDQPLNLEMAATEEMLAIALATRPDQVCLVPEKRAELTTEGGLDVAANDTVLEDYIARLGDAGIRVSLFIDPERVQIAVAEKLGADVVELHTGSYCDAPDAAREGELARLAAAATEAAGLGLQVHAGHGLSYSTVGPVAALVEVSELNIGHFLIGEAIFSGLESAIRRMRALMDTARAEASGQRSA
- the acpS gene encoding holo-ACP synthase is translated as MTIIGIGHDVCDATRIVATLERFGERFTHRVFTPLEREKCERRLRRADSYARRFAAKEACSKALGTGFRHGVYWRDIGVINLPGGKPTLKLTGGALVRLQSLVPDGLEPKIDVTLTDDRDLAHAFVLISTVQAE
- the lepB gene encoding signal peptidase I, translating into MAKEEKRRSAFWESFKTVIYAVLIALVVRTFAYEPFHIPSGSMKPTLLIGDYLFVSKFSYGYSKYSFFYPLPGLKGRIWNGAPKRGDIIVFKLPRDNSTDYIKRLVGLPGDRIQVQGGILLINDEPVPRQRIEDFELVGRGGYSRKVQQYIETLPNDVSYRVLDSDPFGALDNTDVYVVPDQHYFFMGDNRDHSSDSRVLNNVGYVPVENLLGQAEILFFSTDGTAHFWEVWRWPFAIRFSRFFTTL
- the rnc gene encoding ribonuclease III codes for the protein MSTADALGVSFTDPALLREVLTHRSLVGQTNNQRLEFLGDRVLGLIVAERLMTRFPHEDEGDLAPRLAELVSADSLTVVSRTIDLGRHMDMAPSEAVSGGRENDANLADACEALIGALYLDGGLAAAAAFVECHWRPLIEAQILPPKDAKTALQEWSQARGLGLPRYRLVSSEGPDHKPTFRMTAAVEGRGEGEGEALSKREAERRAAETLLARLAGEDG
- the era gene encoding GTPase Era; the protein is MAERSCGFVAVLGASNVGKSTLVNRLVGTKVSIVTPKVQTTRSRVIGIALVGDAQIIFIDTPGIFVPKKRLERAMVSAAWSGARDADIVLVLIDAKHGLDKHSRLIVEHLCKDGRQALLAINKIDTVERNSLLRVAAEFDAEKLADGSDMFAAIFMISALTGDGVDDLQEALGGRMRAGPWHYPADQAADMPMRLLAAEITREKVFLQLQQELPYAIAVETEAWRERDDGSVRVDQVLYVRRDSQKSIVLGKDGRRVKAIGSAARHELQEMLGRSAHLFIHVKVRDDWQDNPERYRDIGLNFDV
- a CDS encoding CoA transferase, translated to MSGPLADLKVLDLSRFVAGPFCAMMLGDMGAQVVKVEKPKTGEDIRSLPPLVDGDSLFVITYNRNKRSLTLNLRSEQGQAILRELVSEADILVENFRPGVMEAMGCDWETLSGINPRLIMARISGHGQDGPHAQRPCFDAVAQAGSGIMELTGDPDGPPTLAGTTVVDHSTGLHAVVGILAAVQGRHQSGRGQLVDVALMDSALSLLMTVIPEQAIFGKAATRMGNRDRYGAPSNSFLTADGKYVHIMAGGDPRFGRFCRAIGREDLLENPAYADNTRRRENAEALEAVVSEWVAARSADEIIAAMEVASVPCGPVNTIADVLANPQLRHRGQIIDVEHAHGEKVPLQGFVAKLSETPSALYHPVPSPGQHNADILSEWLDYDDARIQDLVATDIL
- a CDS encoding enoyl-CoA hydratase, coding for MTTDLLESVQDRVATLTMNRPDRRNAMSRDMLEALLESLVRIGADGDVGAVILTGAGGAFCAGGDVKAMAEGKEFAEEGLEAKARGLRRVMEVSRLLHEMPKPAIALVPGAAAGAGLSLCLACDMRIASESAKFTTAFARVGYSGDFGGSYYLTSLVGTAKARELYYMADLVDAQTALSLGMVNRVVTDDELEAVGNEVAERIAAGPSIALGYMKRNLNAAEHVALGELLDLEALHHSRCGMTEDHKEATKAFVEKRQPVFHGR
- the recO gene encoding DNA repair protein RecO gives rise to the protein MEWHDHGVVISARRHGEAALVLHVLTEHHGRHAGLVLGGAGRRKRGTFQPGNGLACRWRARLPEHLGNFSAELVRVRAGPLLGDAPRLAGLGAACALVDAVLPEREPYPAVYHGLLALLDSLIDDEYPLEAWGAGYVRWELGVLAVLGFGLDLSACAATGSNKRLIWVSPKSGCAVSAAAGADYADRLLRLPPFLVGSGAATTAEIADGLRLTGHFLTRHGLVRDDAALPAARDRLSEIFR